CGACGAACTAGTTCCTTCAATCTGAAAACAAGGCATTGAATTCCTGGTTGCGCAAATGTATAATGATCCTGCATTCCATCAAGAAACTTTGAAAGACACCAATAGCAGTCTGCTTCAATGTTAGAAATGTCCTGTGGTAAAAGATTGTCCATGGACCATGTGTCTATGTTGCCCTCGAGGTGCTCTGATAAGAAGACGTCTAAGAATGGCGTAACAAGGTCATTTATTCCTTGGACATAGCCACTTGCTGGGTGACGGATGGACCTGGAATTGCCAAATCAAAGAACaataatgaaaaaagaaaataagaaccATATGCTGACTCTATTAAACAAAAGTGACATAGCTAGCCATATCACCAAAATAGAAGGTACTAAAAGTCATTTTTGCACCAACAGCATTAGTCTGcttcaaattaaaattttgtCAAAGGAATAAAAGAAGCAAGTTATTGCCAGACCAAGAAAATAAACTCAGAACTACGACAAGTAATAGATTGTTTCATGTCTGAATGATATTGAGAAATCCGTGCCAATGTAATTAAATAACTGTGATAGTGCACAGGAAAATAATGACTTTTGTTGTGATTCATTCAAATGTCAAGTTGTCAACCAAAAGAAGACTCATTTTGTGGCAAACCACAAACTGACAAGAGATCGACGTTCTGTTAAAAATTGCATCCACTTAATCATGCTTTCCCACCATAACACAGAGTTGCAATGGATGAAGATGAATTTCACAAAACCAAATAACTTCCACAATGCCAAGAAGCATGATTGCATCAGTAAACTTCACAGGGAGGAAATCAATGAATCAAAATGTTAGAAGAGGCATGTTTTCCACTGATTCAGCAATACAAATGATCCAGCCAACTTCACAACTTACCATGTATATAGAATGCGTTCCAGAGATTTCTGAATTTGCGGGTTCTGGAAAAAGGTAACATCAGGTACAGTTCTTGGGCAATCAACGGAAATCTACAGGCCAACATGTGACTTGTAAGATTATTGATTACATTCCTTTCCAAAAAAAGATTATGGATTTTATGAAAAGAGGGAGTGGACGAGTTTCAAGTGGGAAAAGGTACCTGGTGAAGCATATTAATCTCTTCATCTGCACGCTCACTGTCTGGGATATCATAGTATTGAGAAACATATTCTACATATCCATGCCTTTTCATTGTTAGAACACCATCTCGTCTATCTTTATTAGGTGGTGAGTACCCCTGTAGCCAGCTATATATTAAATTCGGAATTTGATACAGAAAACTGAAAAAGGTCACATGGTCTTACGCGGATCATGTCCACTCGCCAAAAGAAGCCTCCATATGTTAGGTCGCATATATGGGGGCACACCGCTCCAAGATAATTCACATAATTTGTCTACATAATGGAGGAAAAACAGTGGATGTCAAATGACCATTAGAAGTTGAAAATTTATCTAGAACGTAATCATAACTAAAGTAAAAAGGTACCCCCGCAGGTCGAGTTTTATAACTAAGTAAAAAGAATTATGGTTGTTCTTTTAGTGTGCTTGATTTAAGCATATTTAAGGCAGAGTTCAATGGAGACACGAAAAAGAAACTACATGGAAATGCACAATATTAGAAACCTACTGTGATATTTACTTCAAGCTGATGTCAAATTGATAATCCGTTCGATCTTATAGATGACCGAAAACAATCTGCTTACCTAATATAACAGCAGGCCTAGAGAGTTCCTTTGTGAATTTAGTAATTCTTGCAGAATCCGTAGCCCTAGCCCCAAAAACTACTCCTTGGGCAACTGGTAATGAATTTGTGATACTTGCTGATGGAAGATTTGATTTATTTTCACTTGTGTTATCAGTCGAGTTCCCAGGTGATTGACCTTCTCCCTGTACAATTATAATTTCATCAGTTACAACATCTTCCATACATGCTGAAAGCAATCAAACTAAAATAGAAAATTACCTCCTGTGAACCTTCATTATGCTCATCTTCATCACAATCAAAATGTGAGGAATAATCAGGAGGCGGAAGAGGCTCCGATTGTTGGGTTATCAATACTTTCCCAGGAAAGCTGCGCCCCTCAAGCATTCTGACTACGAGTCTAgacaaaaacaagcaaagttcTTTCATAAGGTTACAAACAGATAGAAGCCACTGTAATAATACAATCATAACAATATAATGATTTTAGACTGAAACAATATATGTCTTTTGGCCCTTTTTGAATAGAACTATTTTTAATACCCATGGTCTTCGATAAATTTAACAGATCAAGAACATTTCTTTGAGAATAACCTGAAATGCCTAAGAGACATATTCATTACATAAAGTTgcaaaaagtccattttactcccctcacctatttactttgtccacttaacccctaagcaaaatttacgctcactttactccctccaactatttcatttggtccaatgtACCCTAATTAAATTTCTCTCTTTTGTTTCTTTGCGTGCAAGTTGagttttgagttcaaattttactAGTTGACTTATACCATGATTCTCTACGTTAGAAAATATATTAtcattttttcatgattacctTTTGTACatttttgtatatctaagatcaatttcgtattaaatattcctaacctataaaaataaccatgaaaaattcttagtataattttttaacataaggcattcgtgttttgtatctgctcacaaaatttgaactcaaaattcaactcgtACACgaagaaaaaacagagaaaTGTAATTAGGGGttgattggaccaaatgaaatagttcaggggagtaaagtgagcctaaattttattaagggggttaagcggacaaGGTGGGTAGGTGAagggagtaaaatgaactttttccaTAAAGTTTAATAATGACCGGGGTTAGGTTTAGGTAAATAAAGTATCAAGGAAATTCATTTTTTGTATGACTCATATTGCCTGGCAAAACAGTTATGACAGCAGCCATGCCTTCAACTAGCATTCCATGAGCAGACACTAAAAAATTCTCTAAAGTAATTGGACTTCATAGTTATCTCCAATGTTGACTTAACCAAAGTAATCAGGATCCTATCCATGAGAAGTAGCATGCAGAATCCAAATTCACAACTCCAAAGTTCAAACATCCGACCATCTGGACATTCTAACAACAACAAGATTTCAAGATCACCAAAtgcatcacaaattcacaacCCTTGCACATCAGATCCAACTACCAAGAGATAGAGAGGGGAGGGAAAGAGAATAGCTTACCCTTGCACATTGCATAGCGTCTGGTTCAAACGCCAGTCCGTATTGTTGGggctctccccgccgccgccaccgctcatCGCCGCCGATTAGCTGGGCTCGCCGGAGTCGAGAGGCAACACGGTGAGGAAGAAGGCCCCAAAATGGAAGAGTTGCAACCTGCAAGCATTCGATTATGGCCCAAGCTCGGCCCAAAACATCATAAGGACCTTGGGCTTGATACGGCCGACTTGAATCCACCCACAAGGTCCTCCTTCATGAGCTCCTACAAAATTGCCAGGTCCTGCTTCTTCATATTGTCTTTGTGAAGAACCTGAAACTGTGTCAGAAACACGAGTAGACTGGCAATCTTCACCGCTGTTAGACATAGGGTACACAGCAGGCAATTAATCTTTCCTACAACAAAGTGATGATCACATCACAAATATAAAACTCAACACGGCAAGAGAGGATAGAACGGATAAAGGAAAGTCCATCATTAGAAGCACTGTTTCCTGATACCACATCACAGCTTCAATGAGATTACATCATTAAACTGGTACAGCATGGGTTCAGAACAACAAGGTTCAATTTATTTATAGCAAGTTCAGCTTGCATCACTACACGCCCCGCGATTAAGTGCGCATATTACTGAAGTAACGGAAGATAGTTCAACCACGGAAAACGAGCATGAAGTAGAAACTAGGGCGATGTGTTTGAAGCTTGGGTTAGTCTGCATATGCAGTAGCACGAAATAGGCATGGTTGCGCTCCTGCATCTGCAAGCAAAAGAAAGCTTCAAGCACAACCATGCTTTCATGCTGCTTATTCTTAACATTTGTTGGCTACTCCTCAGAAGCTCCATCAGCAGGAGCACAGGCCATAGCATCTCCGTCATAAGCAACAACTTCATCGTTTGCAGGGATATCATCTCCTTCTGGGGGAGGAGCAGAAGTAGCAGCATTGTCATCAccattttctttatcttcttcctcctcctcgttgtcCGCAACTGCCAGCAATAAGTTTTGTTACATATAGAAGTAATATAACGAATAGTTAATGTGCATCTTCTAAGACAATATAGCAACGTGTGATGCTTTAAGGGTTGCAATATATAGTCTCTTTAGGGTTTTGTTTGTATGACCGGGAAATGAATGTGTAAGGTAACATATGTTACTGTACGCACCATTCTCTTGTTCCTGTTCCACAGGAACAATGTAGATCCTCTTCACAGAAATGACGAAAGCCCTGCAGTATTAACTTGTCACTACTTTTTCATAACCGACATAGCAAGTAATTTAAAAAAGAGAGACAAACAAAACATATGTACGTATACAGGTAATATTGGAGAACTCACTCCCATGGAACTTCACCAAGGAAGAAACGATCACCATCCACATTATCATAGAAAAGAATGAAGTTGTTATCATCTGATGCACCACCATCTTCATTGTTTACTGACCCATTAAGTTCACATGGTGGCACTGCACACAGTTGAAAAAAATGATAAATTAGTATTAGTATTGTCAtatttgaatttgtttaattaTGTATTTTTAATGGTACTGCATCGTACCCAAAGTTTGTGCTTGTGTGTTATTCATATAAATTGATTGTCACAGTAATCTATAATGGTTTATGCATGCtagataaaaaatgaaataaatcAACATATGAGTACTTTTTTGACAGATGATAGtacttttatataaaaaattaaaggCTACCTAACTTGGTAATTCTGTATTAAGAGAAAAAGGTACCCAAATATAACTAAAGAGGACTTGAACCTAGGCATTAGAGATGTACACCATACCATCAACTATGCACACAGTTCCTGTCAACTTAGGAGGTCTAATCTTTGTTTTCCCTAATAGAGAAAATTAGCAAAAACAGTGTGTAACAGAGCTCCTGGATGTATGATCCCAATTAAAACATGTAATTTTACAGATACTGTTACGTTGATACTTGTGCATCAAAATTTTGCGTACATCAAAAGAAAAGATCAACTCAAGATCCTACAAATATATGTTAATAATTATTAGTATGTGCAACCTAGATCCTCCATAAATTAATTGATTTCCGAGACATACTAGTTAGAAACAAGGATATCAATCCAGTTGTAGACAACTATGCTGAGTTGGATGGAACATAATCAATGATTTATAGGAACAAGATCTTGCAATTGATTTATGAAATAGAGGCCATATATCCATGTGAATCATTGACAACTACATGAGCAGATTGACCGAAGATTTACATGGGAAAACTTACTGGAATAGTCATTGCCTAGTCTTTTCAGTGTGAAGGACAGCGAGGCATAATTCTGGTGTGTGGCCAGGTTTATCTTCCTCCCAATAACTCGCCCCTGAATGAAAACCTTCACAAACCTTGATGGTGACAATCCAGGCCGCACGTCGACCTCAGGTTCAACAGAAGTATCCGTGCTTCTCATTCCATCCATAAGAGATTAGTCCCGAACTCGTAGTATGGTATCTGTTAGGTAAACAAACAACAAattagttgttttttttttggaaatattgGATCAGAAGAGAAAGACTAGAGTTAACAATGTGTATCCTATGTTGAAGAGAGAAATATGATTCTAATATTGAGAAACAAAActagaaaggaatagaaggacaTGGGTTGCTACCAACCTCGACAGATGCTATTCGGAATTGATGTAGATCTCAGTAGTCATACCTAGTGGAATGCCATCCATGGGTATTTATAACACAAAGGATGGCCCTACTATTAAATGAAGTCAGTTGGCATACCCATTTTTCACAACTCCGTCCTTGTATAATAGGGTATTTCAAAAACTTTTCAAAGCTTGGAAAACATATAAGGGTGTGATTGCAAATATGTTATTGGTATACGTGCAAATATATCTCCTACATTTAATGTCCTATGAATAAAGTTGAGCATATCATACTCTTTCAAATACCATGGTACACTGCATTTATATGTTACATAATAAATGACCTTCATCTGTACAGTTGTAGCCATGCGCTTACTTCTCCTCTTGAAAACTATAAAACAAATCATTCTGTTTTATTACGTTACTTTCTTAAACGCTATAGACATGGTGACGAAGTAGGATTGTCGTGTAATATTCTTTTTCTGTCAAGAACCATACTTTTGTAGAAAAATTGTTTTCCTTTGTTTGGCAATATATGCAAAATAAGGGTCATGATTTCTTTGTGGACAGCCAATAAAATTGGTACTCAACACTTCATACAAATAATTCATTGTAGGAAAATTTCCACTCATAATACATTCTACGTAAATGTCATTTCCTCTAGTAGGACATAACTTACAACCATTATAATTTCTTAAAAACATGTGACAACAAAAAATTCTATTAGGCAAAAGCTTAAGTCCAAGATTGCATTATTATATTGCACTGTATCATACCAAAAGTTTCACAGGAATTGGTCATTGGTAACTCATTTGGAAAATGTTCAACTAACATATAGTAGGTAGAGAAATAGTTTAATTGTGAGATAATAAAATTCTCATATATAAAACTAGTTGTGAGgagaacaaaagaaataaatgaAAATGAGACATATGCAAATTAATTTAGATTATGGTAGATATGCAATGAATCCAACAAATTTGAGGAATTAAAAACATTGCTAAACTAGACTGAGGCTCTCACAATTTTGCATGTGTATAAACAATTCAAATACATTCCACATGCTATATATGACAATAGGGTCATATATATAAGTTGGCAACACTAAGGAAAGATCCTATACAGCTAATGGAACAAACAGCTTCCACAAATGGATGAAAAAACAGACTGGCATTCAAGATTTCCTTTGTCTACTCCACTGGGAGTAACTCGGGTAACTGAAAACAGACCAATCTGTTAGTAAACTTTCAGAAGCTAGAGTAAGAGAGGGATAAAAATATGGATTTTTCCACTTGCTGTTCTAGTTCGTCTCAACATGGTTGGGTAGGATCATCAGGCTAGTCCAACCATCTTGCCATGCATGATATTCTACTCCAGTATAGTGGGCACAGTAATTTGCTTCCTATTTGATTTTATAGTTGAGAACTTTATTGGCTCCTTGCATTGGTCTAGTGTTCATACCGCACGATATATCGCAGCACTTTACAAATTTGGCGACCATCTGTGCATGCATTGACCTAGTGCCTTGACATGTGCCTTACTTCTCTTGGTTCTGTCAAAAAAAAGGAAGCCCTGGTCTTCATCACCTCCTCTTCACACGCTTCATCTCTAGCTCTTTGTGTCCAATTTGCTGTCGTATACTCGTATGCAACACCACCGTACAATTCCTTTTTATTGGGATTGGATGTACGGAATTAGGTGGCCGGAGGTAAGGAGAACAAGCAGTGTTGTTGGCAGTGTTGCGAGGTGAAAGATATAGGGTGATGGGGAGGTTGTGGTATTGCATACGACAAATAGGAGGTGGGTATTGTACGTATTCATTGGGATTACATGTACGGAATTTAGTGGAGGTATAGGGGCCGGGGGACAAAGCTAGTGTCGTTGGCGGAGTTGCATACGACAAAGATATAGGGAGATGAGGAGGCAGCGGTGTTGCATACGAAAAATAGGAATATGGAATAATATGGTGAGATATAGGCACTAAACATTAATCATTGTTGTCGTCAGCAAATGACGCCACTGCACCTCTAAGAGCACGGCGCCCAAAGTTTTAAGCGATGAAAGTTGTGGAGATCGAGGCATGCAAAAGGAAGAATTGATAAGCTGGTATCACGTCCATCTTTGCAGCACTATGGCATGCAAGTTACTAACTTTAGTTTAATTAGATGGCATGAATTAAGCCATTATTTGATTTTTAAAAGGTACGAGATGATACACGTAAATAAGGAAAAAATATGCAAACACGTTGTGGTTAACAAGTTATATCTTGCTTCTGTATCACTGTTCTGGCCAACGTTTACGTCATGTTTTTGCTTTTGTAGAATTCTTCTTACATAATGATCAAAACTATATGTACATTGTTTAGGAAACACCAGTGGTACAAGATAACTTGCCCTTTATAGCTACTAGTTACCTTAATTAGTACAAGAAACACTAGTTCAGAACTATATGACAAATCAAGAAATGTGCATGCATATAGTGTATGCATGCTTATGTCCTTCTGACCACTTGCTTGATAGTGCCTTCATCAGTTCTTTGTTGGTTCTTcagttttattttttccttctccttcaccATGACCTGCAAAGTAATTGTGTAACAACCACGTCCTAGTATAAGCAACGTTTATACATGAAAAATGGTAGTCAAACTAGGAACACATATAACAAAACAAGTAGCATAAAGATCCATTTTGCAATTACCTTTGTCTCTTGACGTTGGGTTTCGGACAATGAATAATCTTTTAGCGGATGACAGGAATAACCTATAACAAATGCACAACAGCATTATTTTCCCCACTTTTCCACAACATGGAGATAATTTAACATGAATATTCCTAATTTGTCCGCCTTCAGAATCTTACATTCCTAGATACAATTTTCATTGTCACCTATAAAATATTGTTTTCAGACACTCACAAAATTTTAGACCCCTACAGTTATTTAACATGTGCTAAGATTATTATAAAGGAACAGTTCTAGAAATGTACTAATATGTATATCACCTTATGAATTAGCACGTGGTGAATGGTGAATTGTCATTTTGCTGTAACATGAATGCAGGCCATATATTGACTCCTCGAATCTTCATATAGAACATTATATATTGCACTACTAATGATATGGCTGGTAGATTCTAAGCGATCAATACTTACTCCCATGGAACATCACCAACAAGCATTCGGTCACCTTCAAAATCTTCATAAAGAAATATGAATTTGTCACTACTGGGAAGATCTTCTTCTCCCGTATTAGCACTTGAACAGTCGGCGGCTGCATTAATGGGATGAAatccattttttaaaaaaaaatcaataccACAGCACTGTAGAGAAATTGGTATCCAATTTCTGAAACAATCAATAGTACACCATGCATGGTAGACAAAGTGTGATACAACTTTTGATTGTTTGAGCCTATATGTTCACCTAGGGCTCAAAAAGGAGAATTCCAAAATGCTTGACGGTTGCGTCTAACAACCGAATGCTTCTAGGGAAAAATAGTATCAAAAAATAGACGCTGGGGTTGCACTTTTTGGATCATAAAGTTCAATGTGAATTCTCTTTCCCGAGTAGATTGAATCTAAATCAATGTAAACACATAGATTATGGGTTTGAAGTAAAAAATATATGTGCCTCATTTGAAGTGCAAAGATGATTGGTCCCTAGCTACCCTCTACAAAAATTCTAGTTCCCCGACGAGATACTGGCCTAATAAGTTgtcgcaaaaaaaaattcaaaatgacATCCAAGACTGTTGCTAAGGAATCAATTTAAAATTTAAATGGTTGCAAAAATTCCAGTTCCCCCCACAAGATACTGGCCTAAGTTGACGTATTAGAATCATTGTCACAAGCACCTCTAAAAATTTATCATGAATATGTATAAAACACAAAGATTTTCGATTTAGGAAGAATAATATATACTTCTACTTTTAAAAGGTTATTAGTCCACAAATAAAAACACAGATTTTCGTCCTGGGTACTTACGACAAAAGAAGTTCCTTGTCATCTTGGTGAGCACCCCAGAGAGGGAGTCATAGCTGCAATGAGCCCTCAGGTTGATCTTCCTGCCAATTGTATATCCCTCCATGTGAACCTTAGCAAACATGTTCGCCGGTGGCCGCGTCGCTACGACGGTGCTGTCAGTTGGCGCCGCCACGTCTTTCTGGCCACCGGTGTGCGTCGTCGTACTGCTCTTCGGTCCATCTGCTGCGACGGTGGCACCGCCTGTCTTCGTTACGTGCATAGAGGTGACGATGTTGCGCCGGGAGGTGTGCACCGGGGGCCAGCCTACAGCCGATGGCAATGGGACGACACGGGCATCACTGTTGACAAGAGAATTATTTTAGCAGCGAAACATCTTTCAAACAGAGTACTATACGGAGAGGTTGAGATAAGATATGAAGAAATTTCAATATTGTAGTTTCAAGCAACAACGGAAAGTACAGTAAATTCTTCTGTTACAAAAAGACTAGGAGTCTAAGACGCACAAGTTGTTACCATTGATCAGGCCTGTACATTAGGCAGAGCAACTGGAACGATTGAGCCGGGCCCCCAAAAATTAGGGGCCCCAACTATTAGGTTTTAACTAGAGGTTAAGAAGATATTGGTATGTAATATTCGCCCTTTAATACTATAACATGAGTACCTAATTTCATATTGCAGTTCTTTGTATGCAAAAAAGCATGTAAATATATCTCGATTATTTGTATTTCACTACTATAGTATATATAGGGCCCCATTTCTTGGTTTTCTCCAGAGCCTTAAAATCTCCGGTACGGCCCTGCCATTGATGAAAAGTATGGATGACAATGTAGATCAGGAAACTTTACAGAAATTTGACACACAAGAAAGTTATTAGTAAGATGTAACTTCGTAAAGGAGAAGGAACTGAACATTTGGTATTTAAAAGGTGGAAACTTAAGCTTGCATTGATTAACGATACTCTCTCAACTTTGAATTGTCTAGCCGACCGGTTTCTTCTCAAAAGACTAGCTAATAAGGATATGCCGATACTCCAGATGGATCGGAGGAAAAGCTCCTCTCCTGTTTGTACGTCTCCCATTTACCTTTTGCACTTTATAACTATTGCTCCACACACTTCGTTCAGTGGTCAATACAACAACATATGAAACCATAATGTTCGTCCCCAACTCTCTTTTAGTAACacaatatcatttttttttccaaaaaaggcAGCATGATCCAGCATGTTCGTCCCAACTATCTTCAAGTTTCGCGATattatctactccctccgttccaaattataggtcgttttgacttttctagatacatagatattattatgcatctagacataaggtatatctaagtgcataacaaaatctatgaatgtaataaagtcaaaacgatctataatttgggacggagggagtaaaaaaCATCACATGATTCTATCCCAgcacaaaaaaaatgtaaacacATACATGAGTTAATGAGCATGTTGATCTTACAGTAACAATGTCCAAAATCCGTCGAAATTTCAGTCAAATGAAGATTAAAAAACTAGACTTCCAAAAATAAAAAGCAGAAGAACATCATCAGCCCATCACATGGCCACAAGCACAGCtgttcaattattgagagagagcAACTTTAGTTTGCACACATCCATATATGCAAGGCCGCCGGGGGACCCAAAAAGTCGTTTTTATCGAAAAGACTGCACTGCAGCAAAGATCAGGCCCGCCCGCCGTGCCTGCTGCGCCCATGATTGCTGCCTGCACGGCTGCATCCCCACCATCCCTGCGCTGGATATTCCATTTCCTTCTTGCAGACCCCCAAAGATCTCGTCTCTACGTTCGTACGTGCTCGTCTCTCGATCGCCATGGCTGGCCTCTCCGCTGCTCCATAACGGTCCCAAAAGCACAAGAGAGCCATCCATTCTCTGCACTGTTCTTTGCCCCCACCTCTTTGTCGATATACACTTATACCTACCTTGTCTTCCTATGTTTGGTTCCATACGTTCACGCATTATGTGAAAACGTAGTGTCTGTGTGTGTATGGAATTATTGACATACTCGAAATTAAACACTTGGCCGGCacttgtttttattttctcGTTCTGATGAAATTTGCGGCAAAGCTTTTGTGCCCTTTCGcaataataaaaaagaatacTCCTACTCTAGCATTTACATGACCCGGCCCTTAGTGGTTAGGATGGGGCGAAAGtagaatgtttttttttatcttgtcATTGGTGTCTTTGAGAATGTTTGTACCCAGCTATCTCCAAAATCTAGCTTCAAACTAATACCTAACTGGAAGTTAATattaagatagtgtttggttcgtgctaaggtaatgtaaacgcaaagggaatcaaattacagtgtatttagaggtggaataggtgattgccctctttgtttggttgcactctggtaacgtaatcaaaTTCTATGTTAGTGCTATATCTTATTacagtgggggaggaggggtaacaagcttgtatagatattatttaggtaagggattcgattacagtatcaattgattacaaaccaccgcaaccaaacatatgtaatgggattcgttaccttcagtaatcagattacgttacatttgagctaaccaaacactacctttaCCTTAATCAGTATCAATTGATTAAGTAGCTTTCTAAAGGGAACTAGGCCCGATATATATATAGAAGCAGTTCTTGACGATCATGACCTCTCGGATAAGAATCTATTCGCAATCATTTATAGACCTAGTTCTAAGCAGACGACGA
This genomic window from Setaria viridis chromosome 8, Setaria_viridis_v4.0, whole genome shotgun sequence contains:
- the LOC117834080 gene encoding GTPase-activating protein gyp1-like, which translates into the protein MSGGGGGESPNNTDWRLNQTLCNVQGMLEGRSFPGKVLITQQSEPLPPPDYSSHFDCDEDEHNEGSQEGEGQSPGNSTDNTSENKSNLPSASITNSLPVAQGVVFGARATDSARITKFTKELSRPAVILDKLCELSWSGVPPYMRPNIWRLLLGYSPPNKDRRDGVLTMKRHGYVEYVSQYYDIPDSERADEEINMLHQISVDCPRTVPDVTFFQNPQIQKSLERILYTWSIRHPASGYVQGINDLVTPFLDVFLSEHLEGNIDTWSMDNLLPQDISNIEADCYWCLSKFLDGMQDHYTFAQPGIQCLVFRLKELVRRIDEPLSKQIEEQGLEFLQFSFRWFNCLLIREVCVATFDFVLHVHIKTKLLTCHLTLQHLIPPPQWSDKLQKLDFQEMVMFLQRLPTSTWAHHELEMVLSRAYMWHTMFKSAPSHLTS
- the LOC117834303 gene encoding putative auxin-responsive protein IAA28; amino-acid sequence: MRSTDTSVEPEVDVRPGLSPSRFVKVFIQGRVIGRKINLATHQNYASLSFTLKRLGNDYSMPPCELNGSVNNEDGGASDDNNFILFYDNVDGDRFFLGEVPWEAFVISVKRIYIVPVEQEQENVADNEEEEEDKENGDDNAATSAPPPEGDDIPANDEVVAYDGDAMACAPADGASEE
- the LOC117866341 gene encoding auxin-responsive protein IAA27, with protein sequence MMNLVSFETPPLGRKERANTTITATAATRANEASSSSTCFHSNLDLSLGISLSNGGGGCDATGCSGIKAGRQGSRGDKNIPLGCMTSGTTTTTATANVLTARHCHVSDLNAGGGWTTAFMPSPTGFMHPWSLAARQQKAAAEQDRTPPATYVPSDARVVPLPSAVGWPPVHTSRRNIVTSMHVTKTGGATVAADGPKSSTTTHTGGQKDVAAPTDSTVVATRPPANMFAKVHMEGYTIGRKINLRAHCSYDSLSGVLTKMTRNFFCPADCSSANTGEEDLPSSDKFIFLYEDFEGDRMLVGDVPWELFLSSAKRLFIVRNPTSRDKGHGEGEGKNKTEEPTKN